One genomic segment of Gossypium arboreum isolate Shixiya-1 chromosome 3, ASM2569848v2, whole genome shotgun sequence includes these proteins:
- the LOC128290635 gene encoding 1-aminocyclopropane-1-carboxylate oxidase 5-like, whose protein sequence is MAILLFFFFLLFDISRAIPVLDFSKLNGHERAKTLAHIANACEDWGFFHLVNHGIAKDLLERVKKVSTDFYKLEREENFKNSKVMKLLNETCDKKLENVDWEDIITLTDDNVNEWPSQTPGFKETFKEFRYELKKLAEKILEVLDENLGLPKGYIKKAFDCEEGENNAFFGTKVSHYPPCPNPKRVIGLRSHTDAGGLILLFQDDEVGGLQVWKDGEWIDVEPLKNTIVISIGDQIEVISNGRYKSAWHRVLSTTDSNRRSVASYYNPSHKATIAPAPQLMKETNEEWNQAYPKFVFGDYMSVYYQQKFHSKEPRFQAVSAT, encoded by the exons ATGGCgattcttcttttcttcttttttttgttgTTCGACATTTCAAGGGCGATTCCGGTTCTTGATTTCTCTAAGCTCAATGGCCACGAGAGGGCCAAAACACTGGCTCACATTGCTAATGCATGCGAGGATTGGGGATTTTTTCAT CTGGTGAACCATGGGATTGCAAAGGATCTGCTGGAGAGAGTGAAGAAGGTTTCAACAGATTTCTATAAGCTGGAAAGGGAAGAGAATTTCAAGAACTCGAAGGTGATGAAATTGTTGAATGAAACTTGTGATAAAAAGTTGGAGAATGTGGATTGGGAAGATATTATAACTTTGACGGATGATAATGTAAATGAATGGCCATCTCAAACACCAGGATTTAA GGAAACCTTTAAGGAATTCAGATATGAGCTGAAGAAATTGGCTGAAAAAATCTTGGAAGTATTGGATGAAAACTTGGGGTTACCAAAAGGCTACATTAAGAAGGCTTTCGACTGTGAAGAAGGTGAAAACAATGCCTTCTTTGGCACAAAGGTCAGTCACTATCCGCCATGCCCGAACCCTAAAAGGGTCATTGGTCTTCGATCCCACACCGATGCTGGTGGCCTCATCTTACTCTTTCAAGACGACGAAGTGGGCGGCCTTCAAGTATGGAAAGATGGGGAATGGATCGATGTGGAGCCGTTGAAGAACACGATCGTGATCAGCATCGGTGATCAGATCGAGGTGATTAGCAATGGGCGATATAAGAGCGCTTGGCACCGTGTTTTAAGCACCACTGATAGTAACAGGCGATCTGTTGCTTCGTATTATAACCCTTCACATAAAGCCACCATTGCTCCTGCACCACAACTGATGAAGGAAACGAATGAAGAATGGAATCAAGCTTATCCCAAATTTGTGTTTGGTGACTATATGTCTGTTTATTATCAGCAGAAGTTCCACTCGAAAGAACCAAGGTTCCAAGCTGTATCGGCCACTTGA